In one Silene latifolia isolate original U9 population chromosome 10, ASM4854445v1, whole genome shotgun sequence genomic region, the following are encoded:
- the LOC141607455 gene encoding aspartyl protease family protein 2-like yields MTGKPIALKGFAFGCGLKNEGFQFSENMRENIIVGVHGLGLGPRSFISQQSNEIKGRFSYCLAADSKLSYMHFGDDAQISGDATREVKMIAMNNLNKYHVYLKGVSVDGVRISIDPSIFKLDPIIYTKGFIIDSGSPYTYLARSAFNPIKDSVVKYFREKYGWEPKPPLDLQTYDLCYATYPSDVQKFPSMSFHFAGIRRQGEVDWVMNNKYLFEKIDEGFCMTIFSINDPGPCLFGAHQQINFNILIDLVKGHLSFVPQICHDVSF; encoded by the coding sequence ATGACAGGAAAACCTATCGCGCTGAAAGGTTTCGCATTCGGATGTGGACTAAAAAATGAAGGGTTTCAATTTTCTGAGAACATGCGTGAAAATATTATAGTTGGTGTACATGGGCTTGGACTCGGTCCTAGATCCTTCATATCACAACAGAGTAATGAAATTAAAGGCCGATTTTCTTATTGTCTAGCGGCTGATTCAAAATTATCATACATGCATTTCGGTGACGATGCACAAATTAGTGGAGATGCTACTAGGGAAGTTAAAATGATCGCTATGAATAACTTGAATAAATATCATGTATACTTGAAAGGAGTTAGTGTTGATGGAGTTAGAATATCGATCGACCCATCTATCTTCAAGCTTGATCCAATAATATATACTAAAGGGTTTATTATTGACTCTGGTTCACCTTATACCTACTTAGCAAGAAGTGCATTTAATCCTATAAAAGATTCGGTGGTCAAGTACTTCAGAGAGAAGTATGGTTGGGAACCCAAACCTCCCCTTGACTTACAAACGTATGATCTTTGTTACGCAACATATCCTAGTGATGTTCAAAAATTTCCTTCCATGAGTTTTCATTTCGCCGGGATTCGACGACAAGGAGAGGTCGATTGGGTTATGAACAATAAATATTTGTTTGAAAAGATAGATGAAGGATTTTGTATGACTATATTCAGCATTAATGACCCTGGCCCTTGCTTGTTTGGAGCCCATCAACAAATCAATTTTAACATTTTAATTGACCTTGTTAAGGGCCATTTGTCCTTTGTACCTCAAATTTGTCATGATGTAAGTTTCTAG
- the LOC141607456 gene encoding uncharacterized protein LOC141607456 — translation MYSIGFWNVRGLNDLNKQKVVKWFLHNNEVGLFGLLETKLKPGTLLNKNTSICDGWRISTNCSWHKGGRIWVLWKPNCFEINFISYSAQHIHMIVTSRADNKTFKLTMIYAFNGLEERVALWNTLKEISFDCALFTLSNKQNPADRVYSRLDRAMGNQAWLEDFGDNYAYFHPEGLFDHCPCTVLTTHSTFGGRKNFKYFNMWGSASQFKNIVENKTKTTIATKALENIQKKLVENPGDIVLLQREMDMAHDLKELISTRDSFFIQKAKVQWDAWEIIGDEICDAVQNFFDTGKLLTQLNATIITLIPKVERPETVKHYRPISCCNVIYKTISKLLCARLAVILPDIISRNQGAFVKGRSILENILICQDLIRLCNRGMASPRCMFKMDLQKAYDTIEWKFVDQMLSALNFPYKFHQLIMACLTSPTYTLNLNGAHFGYFPGKRGLRQGDPISPLLFCICMEYLSRIMLYL, via the exons ATGTATAGCATAGGTTTCTGGAATGTTAGGGGTCTTAATGACCTGAATAAGCAGAAGGTGGTTAAATGGTTTTTGCACAATAATGAAGTGGGCTTGTTTGGGTTACTAGAAACAAAATTGAAACCTGGAACTCTTTTGAATAAAAACACTTCAATTTGTGATGGTTGGAGAATTTCCACTAACTGCAGTTGGCATAAAGGAGGTAGGATTTGGGTTTTATGGAAACCAAACTGTTTTGAGATTAACTTTATTTCCTACAGTGCTCAGCATATTCATATGATAGTAACATCTAGAGCTGATAATAAGACTTTTAAGCTCACAatgatttatgcttttaatggTTTGGAGGAAAGGGTGGCTTTATGGAATACTTTGAAAGAGATTTCCTTTGACT GTGCTTTGTTTACCTTGTCTAATAAGCAAAACCCTGCTGATAGAGTCTACAGCAGGCTGGATAGGGCCATGGGTAACCAAGCTTGGCTGGAAGATTTTGGGGATAACTATGCTTATTTTCACCCTGAGGGTTTGTTTGACCACTGCCCCTGTACAGTTTTGACTACTCACTCTACTTTCGGGGGTAGGAAAAATttcaagtattttaatatgtggggctCTGCTAGTCAGTTTAAGAATATTGTTGAGAAT AAAACAAAGACTACTATTGCAACAAAGGCCCTTGAAAATATTCAGAAGAAGCTGGTTGAGAACCCTGGTGACATTGTTTTATTACAGCGGGAGATGGATATGGCCCATGATTTGAAGGAACTGATTTCAACAAGGGATAGTTTTTTTATTCAGAAAGCCAAAGTCCAATG GGATGCTTGGGAGATTATTGGTGATGAGATTTGTGATGCAGTGCAAAACTTTTTTGATACTGGCAAATTGTTGACTCAACTTAATGCTACCATCATTACTCTTATTCCTAAGGTGGAAAGACCTGAGACTGTTAAGCATTATAGACCTATTTCCTGTTGTAATGTGATTTACAAAACTATATCTAAGCTGCTGTGTGCTAGGCTTGCTGTGATTTTGCCTGACATCATTAGCAGGAATCAAGGAGCCTTTGTGAAGGGGAGGAGCATCCTTGAAAATATTCTTATATGCCAGGATTTGATCAGGCTTTGCAATAGGGGTATGGCTTCTCCTAGGTGTATGTTCAAAATGGATTTACAGAAGGCTTATGATACTATAGAGTGGAAGTTTGTGGATCAAATGTTGTCAGCTCTTAATTTTCCTTATAAATTCCATCAGTTGATAATGGCCTGTCTTACTTCTCCTACCTACACTTTGAATTTGAATGGTGCTCATTTTGGATATTTCCCTGGAAAGAGGGGTTTAAGGCAAGGAGACCCTATTTCTCCTCTCTTATTTTGCATTTGTATGGAGTATCTCTCAAGAATCATGCTTTATCTTTGA